The Nitrospirota bacterium genomic sequence AAGGCAGTGTAGGTGCAGACATAAAAAACCTCCTTTCCATGATGAAGCCTATTTTTGTCAATATGCTTGGGCCAATGGGCGAAAACATGCACTTCCTATTGTTTCCAGCAAAAAACAAGGCAGGCATGCAAATTGCCAATGCCTCCCAAGAAGGCACATTCAGCATTTCCCTTGGCAAAAGGGAATTTAAATGGAGACTGCCTCTGGGTTCTCTTCTTTCTCCTAAGACATGCCCAAAGTGCGGAGAGAAATTAAGCGGAGCATATAAGTTCTGCCCATACGATGGGACAAGACTGCCTTAAACAGGCATAAAAAGACAGTGAAAGAAAATGGATAAAGACAAGTTAAAACTTAGGGTCAAAGAGGACTATTCTGCTGTTGCTTTAGGAAAGTCATAAAAGAGGTGAGTTTCCAGAGGCAGTTAGAGAAAATCCTTCTGCATATAGCCCTCAATCAGGATGTCCTCTCCAATGCGACTTACTTTCATATCTTTGACCCTGTAAGCCTCGGTAAGTTTTCTAAAAGTCTTTCCGCCAACCGCGGGATAAGATTCTTTTCCACCTATAATCTTACCTGCTATAAAAAACATCACCTTATCGACTATACCATCTTCAAGGCAATGTGCATTTAAAGACGAGCCACCTTCTATCATGAGGGACATTATCCCAATTTGAGCAAGTCTTTTCATCAGCCAGTTTAAGTCAAGCTTTCCTTTATAAGGGATGATGCCGATGCCTGAGTTTTTGAGTAGTTTTGTTTTTTTGTTTTCTTTTTTTGTAATGATAACGGTCTCTGGAGGTGTTTTTAAAATCTTAGCACTCAGGGGTATTTCAAGTTTAGGGTCTATGACTATTCTGATTGGGGAAGTTCGCCTGATTCCGTGCCTTGCCGTAAGCTCAGGGTCATCTGCTTTCACAGTTCCTATTGCAGTAAGGATTGCATCAGCCCTGCTTCTTAATTTATGCACAAAGGCTCTTGCCCTATTGCCTGTAATCCATTTAGATTGTCCTTCTGGAGTGGCTATTTTTCCATCCAGTGTCATTG encodes the following:
- the ribD gene encoding bifunctional diaminohydroxyphosphoribosylaminopyrimidine deaminase/5-amino-6-(5-phosphoribosylamino)uracil reductase RibD, translated to MDDAFYIKRALRLARKAEGKTSPNPMVGAVVVKGKRIISEDYHRKPGEPHAEALALKKAGESAKGGTLYVSLEPCSHTDKRTPPCTKTIINSGIKKVVISMKDPNPKVSGKGILELKRAGIDVMTGVLEESARKLNEAYLKYITRGMPFVTMKVAMTLDGKIATPEGQSKWITGNRARAFVHKLRSRADAILTAIGTVKADDPELTARHGIRRTSPIRIVIDPKLEIPLSAKILKTPPETVIITKKENKKTKLLKNSGIGIIPYKGKLDLNWLMKRLAQIGIMSLMIEGGSSLNAHCLEDGIVDKVMFFIAGKIIGGKESYPAVGGKTFRKLTEAYRVKDMKVSRIGEDILIEGYMQKDFL